The following are from one region of the Marinomonas sp. CT5 genome:
- the uxuA gene encoding mannonate dehydratase, whose translation MEHTWRWFGPNDETTLTDIRQTGATGVVTALHEIPNGEVWPVEAIKARKDMIESHSLRWSVVESVPVHEDIKKRTGKYLEYIENYKQTLLNLAECGIDTVCYNFMPVLDWTRTDLDYELPDGSRALRFDQTAFAAFELYILERKGAENEYSDEEKAQAKVFLENLKPEDKDRLVANIIAGLPGSEESYTLEQFRSKLDEYAGIDKDKLREHLKLFLEEIVPAAEQGGLRLAVHPDDPPRPILGLPRVVSVKDDIEWLLGAVPSPVNGITLCTGSYGVRADNDLVDMVQRFGSNIFFTHLRSTKREEVAGSFHEASHLGGDVDMVGVVRALLVEEKKRQDNNAPSLIPMRPDHGHQILNDLDKNAKPGYSKLGRMKGLAEVRGLELGLKSTL comes from the coding sequence ATGGAACATACTTGGCGTTGGTTTGGCCCAAACGATGAAACAACTTTGACGGATATTCGTCAGACAGGAGCCACAGGTGTGGTAACGGCTTTGCATGAAATTCCTAATGGCGAAGTATGGCCAGTAGAGGCAATTAAAGCGCGTAAAGACATGATCGAATCGCATTCACTGCGTTGGTCTGTGGTGGAAAGCGTGCCTGTTCATGAAGACATTAAAAAGCGCACCGGGAAATACCTAGAGTATATCGAGAATTATAAGCAAACACTGCTTAACTTGGCTGAATGTGGCATTGATACCGTGTGCTACAACTTTATGCCTGTGCTGGATTGGACTCGTACTGATTTGGATTATGAGCTGCCAGACGGCTCCCGCGCATTACGTTTTGACCAAACCGCTTTTGCCGCATTTGAACTGTATATTTTAGAGCGTAAAGGTGCTGAAAATGAATACAGTGACGAAGAAAAAGCGCAAGCAAAAGTCTTTTTAGAAAACTTGAAGCCAGAAGATAAAGACCGTTTAGTGGCAAACATCATCGCGGGTCTTCCAGGGTCAGAAGAAAGTTACACCCTAGAGCAGTTCCGCTCTAAATTAGATGAATACGCTGGTATTGATAAAGACAAACTTCGTGAACACCTGAAGCTTTTCTTAGAAGAAATCGTGCCTGCCGCTGAACAAGGTGGTTTACGTTTGGCGGTTCATCCTGATGATCCACCGCGTCCTATCCTTGGTCTACCTCGTGTTGTTTCAGTGAAAGATGACATTGAGTGGTTGTTAGGTGCTGTGCCAAGCCCTGTTAATGGCATTACTTTGTGTACGGGGTCTTATGGTGTTCGTGCTGACAATGATCTTGTTGATATGGTGCAACGCTTTGGCTCGAATATTTTCTTTACGCATCTGCGCTCAACTAAGCGTGAGGAAGTCGCGGGCAGCTTCCATGAAGCGTCTCACCTTGGTGGCGATGTAGACATGGTTGGTGTGGTTCGTGCCTTGTTGGTGGAGGAGAAAAAACGCCAAGACAACAACGCCCCAAGCTTGATTCCTATGCGTCCAGATCATGGTCATCAGATTTTGAATGATCTTGATAAGAATGCCAAACCTGGTTATTCAAAGTTGGGCCGTATGAAAGGCCTAGCAGAAGTTCGAGGTTTAGAGCTTGGTTTGAAGAGCACGCTTTAA
- the uxaC gene encoding glucuronate isomerase produces MKNFMTEDFLLTTETAKRLYHEYAAAQPIYDYHCHLDPKEIAENRRFSDLGEIWLEADHYKWRAMRTAGIEERFITGDASFKEKYQAWSKTVPQCIGNPIYHWTHLELRRPFGITDVLFSPKTADAIWDQCNEMLQQPAFSARGIMQQMNVKMVGTTDDPADSLEHHKVIADDTSFDIAVTPSWRPDRAFKVDHVGFKDYLNKLGKAADINIKRFSDLIDALAQRLEVFDAHGCRSADHGIEIMRFANEPSEQQLDTILSKRIDDEPLTELEIAQFSSAVQVWLGKQYAKKGWVMQLHIGARRNNSSRMFNLIGGDSGFDSMDDRAFAEPLSGFLDALDQSNELPKTILYCLNPMHNEMLATMVGNFQGGGVAGKVQFGSGWWFNDQLDGMQRQLTSVAQMGLLSQFVGMLTDSRSFLSYTRHEYFRRLLCDMIGGWVERGEAPADMALLGDMVKGICSENAKKYFGF; encoded by the coding sequence ATGAAAAACTTTATGACGGAAGATTTTTTACTGACCACAGAAACGGCGAAGCGTTTGTATCATGAGTACGCGGCCGCTCAGCCAATATACGATTACCATTGCCATTTAGACCCGAAAGAAATAGCCGAGAATCGTCGTTTTAGCGATTTAGGGGAAATTTGGTTAGAGGCTGACCATTACAAATGGCGAGCCATGCGAACAGCCGGCATTGAAGAGCGCTTTATTACAGGTGACGCCAGTTTTAAAGAGAAGTATCAAGCGTGGTCAAAAACGGTCCCTCAGTGTATTGGTAACCCCATCTACCATTGGACGCACTTAGAGTTGCGTCGACCATTTGGCATTACCGATGTGTTGTTTTCACCCAAAACGGCGGACGCTATTTGGGATCAATGCAATGAAATGTTACAGCAGCCAGCGTTTTCTGCACGCGGCATCATGCAGCAAATGAATGTGAAAATGGTCGGCACCACAGACGATCCTGCGGACAGTCTAGAGCATCATAAAGTCATCGCTGACGACACAAGTTTTGATATAGCTGTCACACCAAGTTGGCGTCCGGATCGTGCTTTTAAAGTCGACCATGTTGGTTTTAAAGATTACCTGAATAAACTGGGTAAAGCGGCGGATATCAACATAAAACGTTTCAGTGATTTGATTGATGCCTTGGCTCAACGTCTTGAAGTATTTGATGCACATGGTTGCCGAAGTGCTGACCACGGCATTGAAATCATGCGCTTTGCTAATGAGCCAAGTGAGCAACAGCTAGACACTATTTTATCAAAGCGTATTGATGATGAACCGCTGACAGAACTTGAAATAGCTCAGTTTTCAAGTGCTGTACAGGTTTGGTTAGGCAAGCAATATGCGAAAAAAGGTTGGGTGATGCAATTGCACATTGGTGCGCGCCGCAACAACTCCTCCAGAATGTTCAATTTGATTGGTGGTGATTCAGGCTTTGATTCCATGGATGACCGCGCCTTTGCCGAACCTTTATCTGGTTTCTTGGATGCTTTGGACCAAAGTAATGAGCTACCAAAAACGATTCTTTATTGTTTGAACCCAATGCACAACGAAATGTTAGCAACCATGGTGGGCAACTTCCAAGGTGGCGGTGTGGCAGGCAAGGTGCAATTTGGTTCTGGCTGGTGGTTTAACGATCAGTTAGACGGCATGCAGCGTCAATTGACGAGTGTGGCGCAAATGGGCTTGTTAAGTCAGTTTGTTGGCATGCTCACAGATTCTCGTAGTTTCTTATCTTATACCCGTCATGAGTATTTCCGCCGCTTGTTGTGCGACATGATCGGTGGCTGGGTTGAGCGTGGCGAAGCCCCAGCGGATATGGCGTTGTTGGGTGACATGGTGAAAGGGATTTGTTCAGAAAACGCCAAGAAATACTTTGGATTTTAA
- a CDS encoding aminotransferase class III-fold pyridoxal phosphate-dependent enzyme, translating to MTNNSSLASRNPPRFELSQIKSLVQELYGLEGSFTALNSERDLAWLVRNEEGPLGVIKISNAQEPEGIVDLQIKAVEHILEQEPTLAVPPTVATKQGRTYEWITSGLSGERHMIRLIAFMDGRVVENTPEAYCDEYYFNIGATMGRINSALQSFYHPYAGSNQHLWDLGHCLQLRDMLPGLPEGQLRDLQTAILDKAEQQILPALKKTRCQLVHQDANDANVMVTHNDATQIAAVLDFGDVGFNSILAEIVTIAETYAEGEEDPIRPLLHVAQGYDSAYPLTGQEVDLLFDVMRLRLAMASIIINYRKLNDPEAGTHLEDRFFTKMLLKLEEMGQETVTRRLREALRFPVYSPVDNQGQPFSNQQDELILHRERNLGKIWHFYDQPLHITRAQGGWMYSADGTAYLDAYNNVPQMGHCHPHIVKAIARQAEALNTNTRYMCDIVADYAARLTKDLPDHLDTCIFVNSGSEANDLAIQIAQSLSGHKGGLVLDNAYHGCTELTTKYSPESWQHLPDALHPQQIERLIEPDMYNGPYADESNAAERYAADADRAIDDLAKRGFKPAALVLDTAMCAHGVITPPDQYFDLIAEKTRAAGGYVIADEVQAGLGRMGSFWGFMGAGLSSEKVDFITMGKPVANGHPLGVVILSSKMMEQFIGGTHPLLFSTFGGNTVACAAGMAVLDVIERENLVQKSNQVGDLLRMRLRQLAEKHPLIGDIRGRGMLVGIELVTCRDQRTPAIEETELLIKEMIQRKVMIGKSLPGTLKIRPSLSWGNEEVDFFIKAMDESLQKLS from the coding sequence ATGACAAATAATTCATCTCTGGCTAGCCGAAATCCACCTCGGTTTGAACTTTCCCAGATAAAATCCCTGGTTCAGGAATTGTATGGTTTAGAAGGTAGCTTCACAGCACTTAATAGCGAGCGAGACTTAGCTTGGCTAGTTCGCAACGAAGAGGGACCTCTAGGGGTTATTAAAATCTCCAATGCGCAGGAGCCCGAGGGCATTGTTGACCTACAGATTAAAGCCGTTGAACATATTCTTGAGCAAGAACCAACATTGGCCGTTCCTCCAACCGTTGCGACCAAACAAGGTCGAACTTATGAGTGGATTACATCGGGTCTGAGCGGTGAGCGCCACATGATCCGTCTAATAGCGTTTATGGATGGCCGTGTAGTCGAAAACACACCCGAAGCTTATTGTGATGAGTATTACTTTAATATCGGTGCCACCATGGGTCGTATAAATTCAGCTCTGCAAAGCTTTTATCATCCCTATGCAGGGAGCAACCAGCACCTTTGGGATCTTGGACATTGTCTACAGTTACGTGACATGCTCCCCGGTCTACCCGAAGGACAGTTGCGTGATCTGCAAACGGCTATCCTAGATAAAGCAGAGCAACAGATATTACCGGCGCTAAAAAAGACCCGCTGTCAACTGGTACATCAGGACGCTAATGACGCCAATGTCATGGTCACTCATAACGATGCAACTCAAATCGCCGCCGTTTTGGATTTCGGAGATGTGGGCTTTAACAGCATCTTAGCGGAAATCGTTACCATTGCAGAAACCTACGCTGAAGGCGAAGAAGACCCCATTCGCCCTTTACTACATGTTGCTCAAGGATATGACAGCGCTTACCCACTTACAGGGCAAGAAGTCGACCTACTGTTTGATGTTATGCGTCTACGATTGGCCATGGCCTCCATCATAATCAACTACCGTAAACTTAACGATCCCGAAGCAGGAACGCATCTTGAAGATCGCTTTTTTACAAAAATGCTCTTAAAGCTAGAGGAAATGGGCCAAGAAACGGTCACGCGCCGATTACGTGAAGCCCTTCGCTTCCCTGTTTACAGCCCAGTTGACAACCAAGGTCAGCCGTTTTCGAACCAACAAGATGAGCTTATCCTGCATAGAGAACGGAACCTAGGCAAAATCTGGCACTTTTATGATCAGCCGTTGCACATCACCCGAGCTCAAGGGGGTTGGATGTACAGTGCTGATGGCACAGCCTATCTTGATGCCTACAACAATGTGCCGCAAATGGGCCATTGCCACCCGCATATTGTGAAAGCCATCGCTCGCCAAGCCGAAGCGTTAAATACCAATACGCGCTATATGTGTGACATTGTTGCTGACTATGCAGCAAGACTGACCAAAGACCTACCCGATCATTTGGACACCTGTATTTTTGTCAACTCAGGCAGTGAAGCTAACGATTTGGCAATACAAATCGCCCAGTCCTTAAGTGGGCATAAAGGCGGATTAGTTCTAGATAACGCCTATCATGGCTGTACTGAATTGACGACGAAATATTCACCTGAGTCTTGGCAACACTTGCCCGATGCTCTGCACCCACAACAAATCGAACGCTTGATTGAACCCGATATGTACAATGGTCCTTATGCGGATGAAAGCAATGCAGCTGAACGTTACGCAGCGGATGCGGATCGCGCCATTGATGACTTGGCTAAGCGTGGTTTTAAACCTGCGGCATTAGTGCTTGATACCGCCATGTGCGCCCATGGTGTGATCACTCCACCTGACCAGTATTTTGACCTCATTGCCGAAAAAACGCGTGCGGCAGGTGGTTATGTTATTGCCGATGAAGTTCAAGCTGGACTTGGACGCATGGGCTCATTCTGGGGCTTCATGGGCGCAGGACTTAGCTCAGAAAAAGTCGACTTTATCACCATGGGCAAACCCGTCGCTAATGGCCACCCACTGGGTGTGGTGATTCTATCCAGCAAGATGATGGAGCAATTTATTGGTGGTACCCACCCTCTTCTATTTAGCACCTTTGGCGGAAATACCGTTGCCTGTGCCGCCGGCATGGCCGTACTGGATGTGATTGAGCGAGAAAACCTTGTTCAGAAATCCAACCAAGTGGGCGATTTGTTACGCATGAGACTACGCCAGTTGGCAGAAAAACACCCTCTGATTGGCGATATCCGTGGACGTGGTATGTTGGTTGGGATTGAATTAGTCACTTGTCGAGATCAACGCACACCAGCGATAGAAGAGACGGAATTGCTGATTAAAGAGATGATTCAACGCAAGGTGATGATTGGCAAATCTCTACCCGGCACACTCAAAATTCGCCCATCACTCTCATGGGGGAATGAAGAAGTGGATTTCTTTATCAAGGCGATGGACGAAAGCCTACAAAAGCTGAGTTAA
- a CDS encoding mannitol dehydrogenase family protein: MIKIKTTNSLYEPEKVDVGIVHIGLGAFHRAHQAVYIEKNLNRHQGGDWGICAVNIRSNTQLVDQLKANDCRYHIAEYQDSKNVELREVNAIRDALFAGEDKEPLFAKLVSEKTKIVTLTVTEKGYYLAPADKTLRQDDPSIQHDIANPTAPKTAPGILVEALYRRKDLGLPPFTILSCDNMPNNGNLTRQAVCGLAEHRSKAFAQWIHDNVAFPSSMVDRIVPAMSDASRERLQQELNCHDENAVMCEAFSQWVVEDNFPQGRPDWEHDGVQMVEDVHPFETMKLRLLNGSHSLLAYVGLAAKYKTVAQAVADEKFAALIRHYMSVEAAPTLDLPEEVKVREYIESLISRFANDSLQHQLSQIAMDGSQKIPQRWLNGAEERLSSEEERVLSATTLGVAAWLFYVRGEDLEGNKHKVDDPMAQTLHELHDRCSDSASLIREALKQKDIFSKTLSQNESFSKAVLKAYQTLISSGVAECLSFNSSDTANFGG, translated from the coding sequence ATGATCAAGATAAAAACAACAAATAGCTTATACGAACCTGAAAAGGTTGATGTTGGTATTGTTCACATTGGCTTGGGCGCTTTCCACCGTGCTCACCAAGCGGTTTACATAGAGAAAAACCTTAATCGGCATCAAGGTGGTGATTGGGGCATTTGTGCGGTGAATATCCGTTCCAATACGCAGTTGGTTGATCAGCTAAAAGCCAATGACTGTCGCTACCATATAGCCGAATACCAAGACAGTAAGAACGTAGAACTACGAGAAGTCAACGCGATTCGTGATGCTTTGTTTGCAGGGGAAGATAAAGAGCCTTTATTCGCAAAGCTGGTTTCAGAGAAGACCAAAATTGTCACTTTAACCGTGACCGAAAAAGGTTATTACCTAGCACCGGCGGATAAGACATTGCGCCAAGATGATCCAAGTATTCAGCACGATATTGCAAATCCTACGGCGCCTAAAACCGCACCGGGAATACTTGTCGAAGCCTTGTATCGCAGAAAAGATTTGGGCTTACCGCCGTTTACCATCTTGTCTTGTGACAACATGCCAAACAATGGCAACTTAACTCGCCAAGCGGTGTGTGGGTTGGCTGAGCACCGCTCAAAAGCGTTCGCCCAATGGATTCATGACAATGTGGCTTTTCCGAGCTCCATGGTCGACAGAATTGTGCCTGCTATGTCTGACGCTTCTCGTGAGCGCTTGCAGCAGGAGCTGAATTGTCACGATGAAAACGCCGTGATGTGTGAAGCTTTTAGTCAATGGGTTGTGGAGGACAATTTTCCCCAAGGTCGACCCGATTGGGAACACGATGGCGTACAAATGGTGGAAGACGTTCACCCGTTTGAAACCATGAAACTTCGTTTATTAAACGGCAGTCATTCCTTGTTGGCCTATGTTGGCTTAGCAGCGAAATACAAGACCGTGGCGCAAGCTGTGGCAGATGAAAAGTTTGCCGCCTTGATTCGTCACTACATGAGTGTTGAAGCCGCACCCACTTTGGATCTGCCAGAGGAAGTTAAGGTTCGTGAATACATTGAAAGCTTAATCAGTCGTTTTGCTAATGACAGCTTGCAGCATCAGTTGTCGCAGATTGCGATGGATGGCTCACAAAAAATCCCCCAACGTTGGCTAAACGGCGCAGAAGAGCGTTTGTCTAGTGAGGAAGAGCGTGTTCTTTCGGCAACCACATTAGGGGTGGCGGCTTGGCTGTTTTATGTTCGTGGTGAAGACCTTGAAGGTAATAAGCACAAGGTGGATGACCCAATGGCACAAACACTACATGAACTTCATGACCGCTGTTCAGATTCTGCAAGCTTGATTCGTGAGGCTTTGAAACAGAAGGATATTTTTTCTAAAACGCTCAGCCAAAACGAGTCGTTTTCTAAGGCTGTGTTGAAAGCTTATCAAACACTTATTTCAAGTGGTGTTGCTGAATGTCTGTCATTTAACAGCAGCGATACTGCGAATTTCGGAGGATAA